The Paramisgurnus dabryanus chromosome 1, PD_genome_1.1, whole genome shotgun sequence genome includes a window with the following:
- the mrtfab gene encoding myocardin related transcription factor Ab isoform X2 — MRVEEQLSPGSMVSAVGSASLPSPQSEAVTSELQELTLQSLPNLPPLKDRKNVLQLKLQQRRTREELVSQGIMPPLKSPAAFHEQRRSLERARTEDYLKRKIRSRPERSELVRMHILEETSAEPSLQAKQLKLKRARLADDLNDKISHRPGPIELIHKNILPVHTLIGTESPKGESSSLDEDSSDALSPDPLGGQDSPLSLGPQHSPSDMLNMNGDLSPTQFLTHAPPPVFGASDSSSSQNPANETTMTNCARPPTGQTRSKSSTDRASQRPKKAKDNKPKVKKLKYHQYIPPDQKNEREPPPQLDSSYAKILHQQQLFLQLQIINQQQQHYNYHTILPAPPKLPTDKPLPSTNPGPSPSQTVSTCSTVSSNQNGSNRQSQPTVDGAKPSTLPANLDEFKVAELKQELKLRGLTVSGTKNDLIERLKNYQEKNNAAAALKTGLAQSHQVSVQSSGQAKDVKLSAFPVATTTKVHSTTPPQIMRFSSTSSSPPVSPTPSDRSLAGLSPDEASCNGDVFGEMVSSPLTQLTLHPSPEHPSPVKEESLGQMQSCCLSRSGPLPQEPALSLDKDLMLQEKDKQIEELTRMLRQKQRLVETLRSQLEQGKRGAAAEAVNNAVNAEMSSLPNGVEVKVKEEVKEEMDTSEDLQEQVQSQKKLQTPCSQQTLLKLQQIHRLQLQQQQQQQLQQQQQQVLVDLPNIQQQKTQLLQKQQMQTDPQKLQQEQGKTRVLQQQQQKLQLLQQQQKTQLHLQQQKMVLLQQQQQQQKTQLQKQQKTQLLQQHKTELQQQQKTTTLLQQQQQQQQKLQQLIIQQSQQKQQQASQKQQPKSQNQPQQQLQTPQVSQVFVNQQSGTQITTSFPLDLLKAHTTPTLVTDSNGNRYLIALTSNGVDSLTVKSPQSKSNGRITLQRLQSSPTKLPSQSSTNVASSANQSQAVREPVTKVQKVGLHLETTAVQESSQPVSAPPSFEPFFSEESNTLSKPASPPPFKENISNNHQIDDLFEILIKSGEISSGFKASQDPSLSDLHNSPPTPSPPPSPLHHSQPAHHPDPTHSQQLPDTQARPCSATGRLEDFLESTTGNPLLVVEPDGPLTLIDDLHNQMLSTSSILDHSQSPMDTSDLSFSHHTTSLDFEDPTLDGMDWLDIPLGGGGSNCNSGGGGMVLAPLSSNTPPSVFSADFLDSSDLQLHWDSCL, encoded by the exons AGACTTCAGCCGAGCCCTCGCTGCAGGCCAAGCAACTTAAGCTGAAGAGAGCTCGTCTGGCTGACGACCTCAATGATAAGATCTCCCATCGCCCTGGTCCCATCGAGCTCATTCACAAGAACATCCTCCCAGTGCACACGCTCATTG GTACCGAGTCTCCGAAGGGTGAGAGCTCCTCATTGGATGAGGACAGTAGTGATGCTCTGTCTCCGGATCCACTGGGTGGTCAGGATTCACCGCTGAGCCTTGGCCCTCAACACTCCCCCTCTGATATGCTGAATATGAATGGAGACCTCTCACCCACTCAG TTCCTCACTCATGCCCCACCTCCTGTATTTGGTGCATCCGACTCCTCTTCTTCACAGAATCCAGCTAATGAAACTACTATGACAAACTGTGCTCGCCCACCTACAGGACAGACAAGG TCCAAGTCCAGCACAGATCGGGCTTCACAGCGGCCCAAGAAAGCCAAAGATAACAAGCCCAAAGTGAAGAAACTCAAATATCACCAATACATCCCTCCCGACCAGAAGAATGAGCGCGAGCCGCCGCCTCAGCTGGACTCCTCGTATGCCAAGATCCTCCATCAGCAGCAGCTCTTTCTTCAGCTTCAGATCATTAACCAGCAACAACAGCACTACAACTACCATACCATCTTACCGGCTCCACCCAA ACTCCCAACTGATAAGCCGCTACCGTCCACCAATCCCGGCCCCTCCCCATCCCAGACTGTTTCCACCTGTTCCACAGTCTCATCCAATCAGAATGGGTCTAATCGCCAGAGCCAGCCCACAGTGGATGGAGCCAAGCCCAGCACTTTGCCCGCAAACCTGGATGAATTCAAA GTTGCCGAACTTAAACAAGAGCTCAAATTGAGAGGTTTGACAGTATCAGGCACTAAAAACGATCTCATCGAACGACTGAAAAACTACCAGGAGAAGAACAACGCAGCGGCGGCTTTAAAAACTGGGCTGGCTCAGTCGCATCAAGTCTCGGTTCAGTCATCCGGTCAAGCGAAAGATGTTAAACTGTCTGCCTTTCCTGTAGCAACCACTACAAAGGTCCACTCCACAACTCCGCCTCAGATTATGCGCTTCAGCAGCACTAGCTCCTCCCCTCCTGTCTCTCCCACCCCCTCTGACCGCTCCCTGGCTGGATTGAGCCCGGATGAGGCCAGCTGCAATGGGGATGTGTTTGGAGAAATG GTCAGCTCACCCCTCACCCAGCTTACTCTGCACCCCTCTCCAGAGCATCCGTCTCCAGTTAAAGAGGAGTCTCTTGGGCAGATGCAGTCTTGCTGCCTTTCTCGCTCTGGTCCATTGCCTCAGGAACCAGCATTATCTCTAGACAAAGATCTGATGCTTCAGGAGAAGGACAAGCAGATAGAGGAGTTGACACGGATGCTCAGGCAGAAGCAGAGGCTGGTGGAGACGCTCCGTTCCCAGTTAGAGCAGGGTAAGCGCGGAGCAGCCGCAGAGGCTGTAAACAACGCGGTTAATGCTGAAATGTCTTCCCTTCCCAATGGAGTGGAAGTGAAAGTGAAGGAAGAGGTCAAGGAGGAAATGGACACATCAGAAGACCTGCAAGAGCAGGTCCAGTCTCAGAAGAAGTTGCAAACACCTTGTTCACAGCAGACACTTCTCAAGTTGCAACAGATTCATCGGTTACAGCTacagcagcagcaacaacaacaactgcagcagcagcagcagcaagtGCTGGTGGACCTACCAAACATACAGCAACAGAAAACGCAGTTATTGCAAAAACAGCAAATGCAAACGGACCCACAGAAACTGCAGCAAGAGCAAGGAAAGACACGGGTACTGCAGCAACAGCAGCAAAAGTTACAGTTGTtgcagcagcaacagaaaacacaGTTACATCTTCAGCAGCAGAAAATGGTGTTACTGcaacaacaacagcagcagcagAAGACACAGTTACAGAAACAGCAAAAGACGCAGCTGCTGCAACAGCACAAGACTGAGTTACAGCAGCAGCAGAAGACAACAACGTTactgcagcagcagcagcaacaacaacaaaagtTGCAGCAGCTCATCATCCAGCAGAGCCAGCAAAAGCAGCAACAAGCCAGTCAGAAGCAGCAGCCGAAGTCACAAAATCAACCACAGCAACAGTTACAGACACCACAG GTTTCACAAGTGTTCGTCAACCAGCAGTCTGGTACTCAGATCACCACATCTTTCCCACTAGATCTTCTGAAGGCTCACACCACACCCACTTTGGTCACCGACAGCAATGGCAACCGCTATCTGATTGCTCTCACCAGTAACGGTGTGGACAGCTTGACCGTAAAATCTCCTCAGAGCAAATCAAATGGTCGCATTACTCTACAG agATTACAGTCTTCTCCTACCAAGCTCCCCAGCCAATCATCTACTAATGTCGCCAGTTCTGCCAACCAATCACAAGCTGTCAGAGAGCCCGTCACAAAA GTTCAGAAAGTGGGGCTTCACCTGGAGACCACAGCTGTTCAGGAGTCCAGCCAGCCAGTATCTGCTCCACCCAGCTTTGAGCCATTCTTCAGCGAAGAATCGAACACACTGAGCAAACCTGCCTCACCTCCTCCATTTAAG GAGAACATCTCCAACAACCACCAAATAGATGACCTGTTTGAAATCCTGATCAAGAGtggag AAATTTCATCCGGATTTAAAGCCAGTCAAGACCCCTCCCTGTCAGACCTTCATAACAGCCCACCCACTCCCTCCCCACCTCCTTCTCCACTACACCATTCGCAGCCAGCACATCACCCCGACCCCACCCATTCCCAGCAGCTCCCGGACACACAGGCCAGGCCTTGCTCCGCAACCGGACGCCTTGAGGATTTCCTAGAGAGCACCACAGGGAATCCTCTTCTCGTAGTGGAGCCAGACGGCCCGTTGACTTTGATCGATGATCTCCACAACCAAATGCTGAGCACTTCCAGTATTCTGGACCACTCCCAATCTCCAATGGACACCAGCGACCTGAGCTTCTCGCACCACACAACCAGCCTGGACTTTGAAGACCCCACCCTCGATGGCATGGATTGGCTGGACATACCCTTGGGAGGAGGGGGCAGTAATTGTAACAGTGGTGGTGGGGGTATGGTCCTAGCTCCTCTGAGTTCAAACACCCCACCCAGTGTGTTCTCCGCTGACTTTTTGGACAGCTCGGACCTGCAGCTCCACTGGGACTCCTGTTTGTAG
- the mrtfab gene encoding myocardin related transcription factor Ab isoform X1 produces the protein MRVEEQLSPGSMVSAVGSASLPSPQSEAVTSELQELTLQSLPNLPPLKDRKNVLQLKLQQRRTREELVSQGIMPPLKSPAAFHEQRRSLERARTEDYLKRKIRSRPERSELVRMHILEETSAEPSLQAKQLKLKRARLADDLNDKISHRPGPIELIHKNILPVHTLIGTESPKGESSSLDEDSSDALSPDPLGGQDSPLSLGPQHSPSDMLNMNGDLSPTQFLTHAPPPVFGASDSSSSQNPANETTMTNCARPPTGQTRSKSSTDRASQRPKKAKDNKPKVKKLKYHQYIPPDQKNEREPPPQLDSSYAKILHQQQLFLQLQIINQQQQHYNYHTILPAPPKLPTDKPLPSTNPGPSPSQTVSTCSTVSSNQNGSNRQSQPTVDGAKPSTLPANLDEFKVAELKQELKLRGLTVSGTKNDLIERLKNYQEKNNAAAALKTGLAQSHQVSVQSSGQAKDVKLSAFPVATTTKVHSTTPPQIMRFSSTSSSPPVSPTPSDRSLAGLSPDEASCNGDVFGEMVSSPLTQLTLHPSPEHPSPVKEESLGQMQSCCLSRSGPLPQEPALSLDKDLMLQEKDKQIEELTRMLRQKQRLVETLRSQLEQGKRGAAAEAVNNAVNAEMSSLPNGVEVKVKEEVKEEMDTSEDLQEQVQSQKKLQTPCSQQTLLKLQQIHRLQLQQQQQQQLQQQQQQVLVDLPNIQQQKTQLLQKQQMQTDPQKLQQEQGKTRVLQQQQQKLQLLQQQQKTQLHLQQQKMVLLQQQQQQQKTQLQKQQKTQLLQQHKTELQQQQKTTTLLQQQQQQQQKLQQLIIQQSQQKQQQASQKQQPKSQNQPQQQLQTPQVSQVFVNQQSGTQITTSFPLDLLKAHTTPTLVTDSNGNRYLIALTSNGVDSLTVKSPQSKSNGRITLQRLQSSPTKLPSQSSTNVASSANQSQAVREPVTKVQKVGLHLETTAVQESSQPVSAPPSFEPFFSEESNTLSKPASPPPFKEEVCPTFDRHTLFTPSSPKPNPQRVKENISNNHQIDDLFEILIKSGEISSGFKASQDPSLSDLHNSPPTPSPPPSPLHHSQPAHHPDPTHSQQLPDTQARPCSATGRLEDFLESTTGNPLLVVEPDGPLTLIDDLHNQMLSTSSILDHSQSPMDTSDLSFSHHTTSLDFEDPTLDGMDWLDIPLGGGGSNCNSGGGGMVLAPLSSNTPPSVFSADFLDSSDLQLHWDSCL, from the exons AGACTTCAGCCGAGCCCTCGCTGCAGGCCAAGCAACTTAAGCTGAAGAGAGCTCGTCTGGCTGACGACCTCAATGATAAGATCTCCCATCGCCCTGGTCCCATCGAGCTCATTCACAAGAACATCCTCCCAGTGCACACGCTCATTG GTACCGAGTCTCCGAAGGGTGAGAGCTCCTCATTGGATGAGGACAGTAGTGATGCTCTGTCTCCGGATCCACTGGGTGGTCAGGATTCACCGCTGAGCCTTGGCCCTCAACACTCCCCCTCTGATATGCTGAATATGAATGGAGACCTCTCACCCACTCAG TTCCTCACTCATGCCCCACCTCCTGTATTTGGTGCATCCGACTCCTCTTCTTCACAGAATCCAGCTAATGAAACTACTATGACAAACTGTGCTCGCCCACCTACAGGACAGACAAGG TCCAAGTCCAGCACAGATCGGGCTTCACAGCGGCCCAAGAAAGCCAAAGATAACAAGCCCAAAGTGAAGAAACTCAAATATCACCAATACATCCCTCCCGACCAGAAGAATGAGCGCGAGCCGCCGCCTCAGCTGGACTCCTCGTATGCCAAGATCCTCCATCAGCAGCAGCTCTTTCTTCAGCTTCAGATCATTAACCAGCAACAACAGCACTACAACTACCATACCATCTTACCGGCTCCACCCAA ACTCCCAACTGATAAGCCGCTACCGTCCACCAATCCCGGCCCCTCCCCATCCCAGACTGTTTCCACCTGTTCCACAGTCTCATCCAATCAGAATGGGTCTAATCGCCAGAGCCAGCCCACAGTGGATGGAGCCAAGCCCAGCACTTTGCCCGCAAACCTGGATGAATTCAAA GTTGCCGAACTTAAACAAGAGCTCAAATTGAGAGGTTTGACAGTATCAGGCACTAAAAACGATCTCATCGAACGACTGAAAAACTACCAGGAGAAGAACAACGCAGCGGCGGCTTTAAAAACTGGGCTGGCTCAGTCGCATCAAGTCTCGGTTCAGTCATCCGGTCAAGCGAAAGATGTTAAACTGTCTGCCTTTCCTGTAGCAACCACTACAAAGGTCCACTCCACAACTCCGCCTCAGATTATGCGCTTCAGCAGCACTAGCTCCTCCCCTCCTGTCTCTCCCACCCCCTCTGACCGCTCCCTGGCTGGATTGAGCCCGGATGAGGCCAGCTGCAATGGGGATGTGTTTGGAGAAATG GTCAGCTCACCCCTCACCCAGCTTACTCTGCACCCCTCTCCAGAGCATCCGTCTCCAGTTAAAGAGGAGTCTCTTGGGCAGATGCAGTCTTGCTGCCTTTCTCGCTCTGGTCCATTGCCTCAGGAACCAGCATTATCTCTAGACAAAGATCTGATGCTTCAGGAGAAGGACAAGCAGATAGAGGAGTTGACACGGATGCTCAGGCAGAAGCAGAGGCTGGTGGAGACGCTCCGTTCCCAGTTAGAGCAGGGTAAGCGCGGAGCAGCCGCAGAGGCTGTAAACAACGCGGTTAATGCTGAAATGTCTTCCCTTCCCAATGGAGTGGAAGTGAAAGTGAAGGAAGAGGTCAAGGAGGAAATGGACACATCAGAAGACCTGCAAGAGCAGGTCCAGTCTCAGAAGAAGTTGCAAACACCTTGTTCACAGCAGACACTTCTCAAGTTGCAACAGATTCATCGGTTACAGCTacagcagcagcaacaacaacaactgcagcagcagcagcagcaagtGCTGGTGGACCTACCAAACATACAGCAACAGAAAACGCAGTTATTGCAAAAACAGCAAATGCAAACGGACCCACAGAAACTGCAGCAAGAGCAAGGAAAGACACGGGTACTGCAGCAACAGCAGCAAAAGTTACAGTTGTtgcagcagcaacagaaaacacaGTTACATCTTCAGCAGCAGAAAATGGTGTTACTGcaacaacaacagcagcagcagAAGACACAGTTACAGAAACAGCAAAAGACGCAGCTGCTGCAACAGCACAAGACTGAGTTACAGCAGCAGCAGAAGACAACAACGTTactgcagcagcagcagcaacaacaacaaaagtTGCAGCAGCTCATCATCCAGCAGAGCCAGCAAAAGCAGCAACAAGCCAGTCAGAAGCAGCAGCCGAAGTCACAAAATCAACCACAGCAACAGTTACAGACACCACAG GTTTCACAAGTGTTCGTCAACCAGCAGTCTGGTACTCAGATCACCACATCTTTCCCACTAGATCTTCTGAAGGCTCACACCACACCCACTTTGGTCACCGACAGCAATGGCAACCGCTATCTGATTGCTCTCACCAGTAACGGTGTGGACAGCTTGACCGTAAAATCTCCTCAGAGCAAATCAAATGGTCGCATTACTCTACAG agATTACAGTCTTCTCCTACCAAGCTCCCCAGCCAATCATCTACTAATGTCGCCAGTTCTGCCAACCAATCACAAGCTGTCAGAGAGCCCGTCACAAAA GTTCAGAAAGTGGGGCTTCACCTGGAGACCACAGCTGTTCAGGAGTCCAGCCAGCCAGTATCTGCTCCACCCAGCTTTGAGCCATTCTTCAGCGAAGAATCGAACACACTGAGCAAACCTGCCTCACCTCCTCCATTTAAGG AGGAGGTTTGCCCAACCTTTGATCGCCACACTTTGTTCACCCCTTCCTCCCCAAAGCCAAATCCTCAGCGTGTCAAA GAGAACATCTCCAACAACCACCAAATAGATGACCTGTTTGAAATCCTGATCAAGAGtggag AAATTTCATCCGGATTTAAAGCCAGTCAAGACCCCTCCCTGTCAGACCTTCATAACAGCCCACCCACTCCCTCCCCACCTCCTTCTCCACTACACCATTCGCAGCCAGCACATCACCCCGACCCCACCCATTCCCAGCAGCTCCCGGACACACAGGCCAGGCCTTGCTCCGCAACCGGACGCCTTGAGGATTTCCTAGAGAGCACCACAGGGAATCCTCTTCTCGTAGTGGAGCCAGACGGCCCGTTGACTTTGATCGATGATCTCCACAACCAAATGCTGAGCACTTCCAGTATTCTGGACCACTCCCAATCTCCAATGGACACCAGCGACCTGAGCTTCTCGCACCACACAACCAGCCTGGACTTTGAAGACCCCACCCTCGATGGCATGGATTGGCTGGACATACCCTTGGGAGGAGGGGGCAGTAATTGTAACAGTGGTGGTGGGGGTATGGTCCTAGCTCCTCTGAGTTCAAACACCCCACCCAGTGTGTTCTCCGCTGACTTTTTGGACAGCTCGGACCTGCAGCTCCACTGGGACTCCTGTTTGTAG
- the mrtfab gene encoding myocardin related transcription factor Ab isoform X3 gives MAIHSVLQLKLQQRRTREELVSQGIMPPLKSPAAFHEQRRSLERARTEDYLKRKIRSRPERSELVRMHILEETSAEPSLQAKQLKLKRARLADDLNDKISHRPGPIELIHKNILPVHTLIGTESPKGESSSLDEDSSDALSPDPLGGQDSPLSLGPQHSPSDMLNMNGDLSPTQFLTHAPPPVFGASDSSSSQNPANETTMTNCARPPTGQTRSKSSTDRASQRPKKAKDNKPKVKKLKYHQYIPPDQKNEREPPPQLDSSYAKILHQQQLFLQLQIINQQQQHYNYHTILPAPPKLPTDKPLPSTNPGPSPSQTVSTCSTVSSNQNGSNRQSQPTVDGAKPSTLPANLDEFKVAELKQELKLRGLTVSGTKNDLIERLKNYQEKNNAAAALKTGLAQSHQVSVQSSGQAKDVKLSAFPVATTTKVHSTTPPQIMRFSSTSSSPPVSPTPSDRSLAGLSPDEASCNGDVFGEMVSSPLTQLTLHPSPEHPSPVKEESLGQMQSCCLSRSGPLPQEPALSLDKDLMLQEKDKQIEELTRMLRQKQRLVETLRSQLEQGKRGAAAEAVNNAVNAEMSSLPNGVEVKVKEEVKEEMDTSEDLQEQVQSQKKLQTPCSQQTLLKLQQIHRLQLQQQQQQQLQQQQQQVLVDLPNIQQQKTQLLQKQQMQTDPQKLQQEQGKTRVLQQQQQKLQLLQQQQKTQLHLQQQKMVLLQQQQQQQKTQLQKQQKTQLLQQHKTELQQQQKTTTLLQQQQQQQQKLQQLIIQQSQQKQQQASQKQQPKSQNQPQQQLQTPQVSQVFVNQQSGTQITTSFPLDLLKAHTTPTLVTDSNGNRYLIALTSNGVDSLTVKSPQSKSNGRITLQRLQSSPTKLPSQSSTNVASSANQSQAVREPVTKVQKVGLHLETTAVQESSQPVSAPPSFEPFFSEESNTLSKPASPPPFKEEVCPTFDRHTLFTPSSPKPNPQRVKENISNNHQIDDLFEILIKSGEISSGFKASQDPSLSDLHNSPPTPSPPPSPLHHSQPAHHPDPTHSQQLPDTQARPCSATGRLEDFLESTTGNPLLVVEPDGPLTLIDDLHNQMLSTSSILDHSQSPMDTSDLSFSHHTTSLDFEDPTLDGMDWLDIPLGGGGSNCNSGGGGMVLAPLSSNTPPSVFSADFLDSSDLQLHWDSCL, from the exons AGACTTCAGCCGAGCCCTCGCTGCAGGCCAAGCAACTTAAGCTGAAGAGAGCTCGTCTGGCTGACGACCTCAATGATAAGATCTCCCATCGCCCTGGTCCCATCGAGCTCATTCACAAGAACATCCTCCCAGTGCACACGCTCATTG GTACCGAGTCTCCGAAGGGTGAGAGCTCCTCATTGGATGAGGACAGTAGTGATGCTCTGTCTCCGGATCCACTGGGTGGTCAGGATTCACCGCTGAGCCTTGGCCCTCAACACTCCCCCTCTGATATGCTGAATATGAATGGAGACCTCTCACCCACTCAG TTCCTCACTCATGCCCCACCTCCTGTATTTGGTGCATCCGACTCCTCTTCTTCACAGAATCCAGCTAATGAAACTACTATGACAAACTGTGCTCGCCCACCTACAGGACAGACAAGG TCCAAGTCCAGCACAGATCGGGCTTCACAGCGGCCCAAGAAAGCCAAAGATAACAAGCCCAAAGTGAAGAAACTCAAATATCACCAATACATCCCTCCCGACCAGAAGAATGAGCGCGAGCCGCCGCCTCAGCTGGACTCCTCGTATGCCAAGATCCTCCATCAGCAGCAGCTCTTTCTTCAGCTTCAGATCATTAACCAGCAACAACAGCACTACAACTACCATACCATCTTACCGGCTCCACCCAA ACTCCCAACTGATAAGCCGCTACCGTCCACCAATCCCGGCCCCTCCCCATCCCAGACTGTTTCCACCTGTTCCACAGTCTCATCCAATCAGAATGGGTCTAATCGCCAGAGCCAGCCCACAGTGGATGGAGCCAAGCCCAGCACTTTGCCCGCAAACCTGGATGAATTCAAA GTTGCCGAACTTAAACAAGAGCTCAAATTGAGAGGTTTGACAGTATCAGGCACTAAAAACGATCTCATCGAACGACTGAAAAACTACCAGGAGAAGAACAACGCAGCGGCGGCTTTAAAAACTGGGCTGGCTCAGTCGCATCAAGTCTCGGTTCAGTCATCCGGTCAAGCGAAAGATGTTAAACTGTCTGCCTTTCCTGTAGCAACCACTACAAAGGTCCACTCCACAACTCCGCCTCAGATTATGCGCTTCAGCAGCACTAGCTCCTCCCCTCCTGTCTCTCCCACCCCCTCTGACCGCTCCCTGGCTGGATTGAGCCCGGATGAGGCCAGCTGCAATGGGGATGTGTTTGGAGAAATG GTCAGCTCACCCCTCACCCAGCTTACTCTGCACCCCTCTCCAGAGCATCCGTCTCCAGTTAAAGAGGAGTCTCTTGGGCAGATGCAGTCTTGCTGCCTTTCTCGCTCTGGTCCATTGCCTCAGGAACCAGCATTATCTCTAGACAAAGATCTGATGCTTCAGGAGAAGGACAAGCAGATAGAGGAGTTGACACGGATGCTCAGGCAGAAGCAGAGGCTGGTGGAGACGCTCCGTTCCCAGTTAGAGCAGGGTAAGCGCGGAGCAGCCGCAGAGGCTGTAAACAACGCGGTTAATGCTGAAATGTCTTCCCTTCCCAATGGAGTGGAAGTGAAAGTGAAGGAAGAGGTCAAGGAGGAAATGGACACATCAGAAGACCTGCAAGAGCAGGTCCAGTCTCAGAAGAAGTTGCAAACACCTTGTTCACAGCAGACACTTCTCAAGTTGCAACAGATTCATCGGTTACAGCTacagcagcagcaacaacaacaactgcagcagcagcagcagcaagtGCTGGTGGACCTACCAAACATACAGCAACAGAAAACGCAGTTATTGCAAAAACAGCAAATGCAAACGGACCCACAGAAACTGCAGCAAGAGCAAGGAAAGACACGGGTACTGCAGCAACAGCAGCAAAAGTTACAGTTGTtgcagcagcaacagaaaacacaGTTACATCTTCAGCAGCAGAAAATGGTGTTACTGcaacaacaacagcagcagcagAAGACACAGTTACAGAAACAGCAAAAGACGCAGCTGCTGCAACAGCACAAGACTGAGTTACAGCAGCAGCAGAAGACAACAACGTTactgcagcagcagcagcaacaacaacaaaagtTGCAGCAGCTCATCATCCAGCAGAGCCAGCAAAAGCAGCAACAAGCCAGTCAGAAGCAGCAGCCGAAGTCACAAAATCAACCACAGCAACAGTTACAGACACCACAG GTTTCACAAGTGTTCGTCAACCAGCAGTCTGGTACTCAGATCACCACATCTTTCCCACTAGATCTTCTGAAGGCTCACACCACACCCACTTTGGTCACCGACAGCAATGGCAACCGCTATCTGATTGCTCTCACCAGTAACGGTGTGGACAGCTTGACCGTAAAATCTCCTCAGAGCAAATCAAATGGTCGCATTACTCTACAG agATTACAGTCTTCTCCTACCAAGCTCCCCAGCCAATCATCTACTAATGTCGCCAGTTCTGCCAACCAATCACAAGCTGTCAGAGAGCCCGTCACAAAA GTTCAGAAAGTGGGGCTTCACCTGGAGACCACAGCTGTTCAGGAGTCCAGCCAGCCAGTATCTGCTCCACCCAGCTTTGAGCCATTCTTCAGCGAAGAATCGAACACACTGAGCAAACCTGCCTCACCTCCTCCATTTAAGG AGGAGGTTTGCCCAACCTTTGATCGCCACACTTTGTTCACCCCTTCCTCCCCAAAGCCAAATCCTCAGCGTGTCAAA GAGAACATCTCCAACAACCACCAAATAGATGACCTGTTTGAAATCCTGATCAAGAGtggag AAATTTCATCCGGATTTAAAGCCAGTCAAGACCCCTCCCTGTCAGACCTTCATAACAGCCCACCCACTCCCTCCCCACCTCCTTCTCCACTACACCATTCGCAGCCAGCACATCACCCCGACCCCACCCATTCCCAGCAGCTCCCGGACACACAGGCCAGGCCTTGCTCCGCAACCGGACGCCTTGAGGATTTCCTAGAGAGCACCACAGGGAATCCTCTTCTCGTAGTGGAGCCAGACGGCCCGTTGACTTTGATCGATGATCTCCACAACCAAATGCTGAGCACTTCCAGTATTCTGGACCACTCCCAATCTCCAATGGACACCAGCGACCTGAGCTTCTCGCACCACACAACCAGCCTGGACTTTGAAGACCCCACCCTCGATGGCATGGATTGGCTGGACATACCCTTGGGAGGAGGGGGCAGTAATTGTAACAGTGGTGGTGGGGGTATGGTCCTAGCTCCTCTGAGTTCAAACACCCCACCCAGTGTGTTCTCCGCTGACTTTTTGGACAGCTCGGACCTGCAGCTCCACTGGGACTCCTGTTTGTAG